In Macadamia integrifolia cultivar HAES 741 chromosome 12, SCU_Mint_v3, whole genome shotgun sequence, the following are encoded in one genomic region:
- the LOC122057583 gene encoding uncharacterized protein LOC122057583: MAIRSMTVLYMVLLLVALASVMGISSKCGNGSPCMVAVAAAPANNQIRKLLLNGEEEDEELFKGGGFGTLDSRHGKDVVSWDLRKAPSGPDPLHHNGGSPKKPRTP, encoded by the exons ATGGCGATTCGGAGCATGACAGTGTTGTATATGGTGCTACTGCTGGTGGCTTTAGCTTCCGTCATGGGAATATCTTCGA AATGCGGTAATGGGAGTCCATGCATGGTGGCGGTGGCAGCTGCTCCAGCAAATAATCAAATCCGAAAG CTTCTTCTGAATGGAGAGGAAGAGGATGAGGAGCTGTTCAAGGGTGGTGGTTTTGGAACGTTGGATTCTCGCCATGGGAAGGATGTGGTGAGCTGGGATTTGAGGAAGGCTCCATCAGGTCCTGACCCTTTGCACCATAATGGCGGTAGCCCTAAGAAGCCCAGAACTCCCTAA